Proteins encoded in a region of the Synechococcus sp. BIOS-U3-1 genome:
- a CDS encoding pyridoxal phosphate-dependent aminotransferase encodes MSSGLPRHGGNLTQEALRLGLKPSQLLDASASLVPFRPPRVLRRALNHAIAGSALRNYPDREQQELRQVIATWHGLEATAVLPGNGAAELFTWAARDAVACGVSGLPEPGFADYRRALACWDGAVHSLPLSLSWPRTWPQPWPLPAAPDQPFQVLWITNPHNPTGQLWSRASLEPLLQHYSLVICDEAFLPLVPSGEAQSLLPLVETHPNLVVIRSLTKLLAIAGLRLGYAVASPERLKRWQQWRDPWPVNGLALAAGRSVMADQFGMNRWLLRVQDWVAQEGSWFHRQLTHLPALSPMPSSANYLLVRGNGSLLELRERAALRGVLLRDCRSFTGLGECWLRIGLQDRRGNRRILKALREELR; translated from the coding sequence TTGAGCAGCGGCCTTCCACGGCATGGAGGCAATCTCACCCAGGAGGCCCTCCGCCTCGGCTTGAAGCCGTCGCAGCTTCTTGATGCCAGCGCTTCGCTGGTGCCTTTCCGCCCACCAAGGGTCCTCCGGCGTGCATTGAACCATGCGATCGCTGGCAGCGCTCTGCGCAACTATCCCGACCGCGAACAGCAAGAACTTCGGCAGGTGATAGCGACCTGGCATGGTCTCGAGGCCACGGCCGTTCTTCCCGGTAATGGTGCGGCGGAACTGTTCACTTGGGCGGCTCGGGATGCTGTCGCCTGTGGTGTCAGTGGCCTGCCTGAACCTGGTTTTGCGGACTATCGCCGAGCGCTGGCTTGCTGGGATGGTGCAGTGCATAGCTTGCCTCTCAGCCTGAGTTGGCCTCGAACCTGGCCCCAGCCATGGCCCTTGCCGGCAGCGCCGGATCAACCCTTTCAGGTGCTCTGGATTACCAATCCTCACAACCCCACGGGTCAGCTCTGGAGTCGTGCGTCGCTTGAGCCACTGCTGCAGCACTACTCATTGGTGATCTGTGATGAAGCCTTCCTGCCGCTCGTGCCCTCGGGAGAAGCGCAGTCTCTGTTGCCTCTGGTGGAGACCCATCCCAACCTTGTGGTGATCCGAAGCCTCACCAAGCTGTTGGCGATCGCGGGGCTACGTCTGGGGTATGCAGTGGCCTCCCCAGAACGTTTGAAACGCTGGCAACAATGGCGTGATCCCTGGCCGGTGAATGGTCTGGCTCTGGCTGCTGGTCGGTCTGTGATGGCTGATCAGTTCGGAATGAATCGTTGGTTGCTGCGGGTGCAGGACTGGGTTGCCCAGGAGGGGAGCTGGTTCCATCGTCAGCTGACCCATTTGCCCGCCCTCTCACCCATGCCGTCGAGTGCTAACTATTTGCTGGTTCGTGGCAACGGCTCCTTGCTGGAGCTACGTGAGCGCGCTGCGCTCCGTGGCGTACTCCTGCGCGACTGCCGTTCTTTCACTGGCTTAGGTGAATGTTGGCTGCGGATTGGTCTGCAGGATCGCCGTGGCAACCGGCGCATCCTCAAAGCCCTGAGGGAGGAACTGCGCTGA
- a CDS encoding peptidyl-prolyl cis-trans isomerase encodes MRWSDRLRTLVQEPIVPFLIVGVGLYGLQGALDAKAPKGDKEIVISNDQAVAMVQAFTRTWQRPPSQEELESLFDEHVRTEVFVREAMALGLDRNDTIVRRRLRQKMEFVSHGEQPLTTPSVGQLQAHLEAHPERFSSEPRFSFQQVFLDPSLRGEQLNRDAEALLAQLNQGDAAADLSALGDPLAMASASWESESRSEMLAQFGSTFTDALQQQPKGRWVGPISSAYGMHLVHVSSIVPGELPSLEQVRDGVLRDWQEVQRQQHQESYYRDLLARYSVRVPQF; translated from the coding sequence ATGCGCTGGTCTGATCGACTGCGCACGCTGGTTCAGGAACCGATCGTTCCGTTTCTGATCGTGGGTGTTGGCCTGTATGGCCTGCAGGGAGCCTTGGATGCAAAGGCTCCCAAGGGAGACAAGGAGATCGTTATCAGCAACGACCAGGCGGTGGCGATGGTCCAGGCTTTCACACGCACCTGGCAACGCCCCCCCTCGCAAGAGGAGCTGGAGAGTTTGTTCGATGAACACGTGCGAACGGAGGTTTTCGTGCGCGAGGCGATGGCCCTGGGGCTGGATCGGAACGACACGATCGTGCGTCGCCGCTTGCGCCAAAAAATGGAATTTGTCAGCCATGGCGAGCAGCCCCTGACAACCCCCAGCGTTGGGCAGCTGCAGGCGCATCTCGAGGCCCATCCTGAACGCTTCAGCAGCGAGCCTCGCTTCAGCTTTCAGCAGGTGTTCCTCGATCCATCCCTTCGGGGTGAGCAGTTGAATCGCGATGCGGAGGCGTTGTTGGCCCAGCTCAACCAGGGTGATGCCGCAGCTGATCTTTCGGCATTGGGGGATCCCCTGGCGATGGCTTCAGCAAGCTGGGAGAGTGAAAGCCGCAGTGAAATGCTTGCTCAGTTCGGCTCCACCTTTACCGACGCTCTGCAGCAACAGCCAAAGGGCCGCTGGGTCGGTCCGATCAGCTCGGCTTACGGCATGCATCTGGTGCATGTGTCGTCCATCGTTCCCGGTGAGCTCCCGTCCCTGGAGCAGGTGCGCGATGGCGTCTTGCGTGACTGGCAAGAGGTGCAGCGGCAACAGCACCAGGAGAGCTACTACCGCGATCTGCTGGCCCGTTACAGCGTGCGGGTGCCCCAGTTCTGA
- a CDS encoding HupE/UreJ family protein: protein MPLLFAHLMQTGFGGFYDGVAHLFLTPSDLLLVLGLALLAGQQGPQGGRLLLTLLPLSWWIGLAVGQHWGLDFTLALLTTMLFSSVGVLVALSLRLSPLLLAFTVAGSGLLFGLINGFTMPSAASGLPLDVLGVVSGVAVLSVLISAQVAATRSNGFCIAVRVAGSWIAAAGFLSVGMLFKAA, encoded by the coding sequence ATGCCTCTGCTGTTTGCGCACCTTATGCAGACCGGTTTCGGCGGCTTTTACGACGGCGTCGCTCATCTATTTCTGACGCCATCGGATCTGTTGCTGGTGCTGGGTCTGGCGTTACTGGCCGGTCAGCAGGGACCCCAAGGAGGTCGACTGCTGCTGACGCTTCTGCCCTTGAGTTGGTGGATCGGGCTTGCCGTCGGTCAGCATTGGGGCCTGGATTTCACGCTGGCGTTGCTCACCACCATGCTGTTCAGCTCGGTGGGTGTGCTGGTGGCGTTGTCACTGCGTCTGTCTCCTCTTTTGCTCGCGTTCACCGTGGCTGGCTCAGGGTTGCTTTTTGGCCTGATTAATGGGTTCACGATGCCCTCCGCTGCGAGTGGATTGCCCCTGGATGTGTTGGGGGTGGTCAGTGGCGTGGCGGTGCTGTCGGTGTTGATCAGCGCTCAGGTGGCGGCAACCCGCAGCAATGGCTTTTGCATTGCGGTTCGTGTGGCGGGCAGCTGGATCGCTGCCGCCGGTTTCTTGTCTGTTGGCATGTTGTTCAAGGCCGCATGA
- a CDS encoding type II secretion system protein GspD — MAPPLGDMAVGTMVLQNRSYVNVSGPPVTLTLNNAPAKDALMALARLGGYGFVFVGDDAGVNQGIDTSGANSANLGGLPVSMAFANESYSRALNGILLASGLQGKLDGRMLLVGTSISSKTFGPQVSKVIRLNQVSARAGAEYLGNLGATVNFTNTITVTAGEPASEGTSEISNTTSQEKSQLTSTESFGASVGPLRGLVLTTDSRLQTLTLVGDSGLIQVAENYLKQIDLRQRQVALSVKILDITLDNESSISNSFAFRDGYNFIVSDRGELIGAFGSNLPPNSDNFNVIAGEAESGKRQRIISTGENANVAVQELKPLEPARVNPGLSYPDSPDGFLDFLRALIQSNSAKTLASPTLLLSESPVELQGGSSASVSDPASALSSGAIGRERANESFVTVGTQEIVDYSVQAGQNGAANTCQPEFQTAGLTFGARVSKIDDNGFVSFALSPSIAAVTRSQNVEGCGLISILSVRRLDTGSLRVRDGQTLILTGVISDADSRIVRKWPILGDIPLIGQFFRQTTGDRAKRELVILVTPRIVDDKQGGQYGYGYQPNLPAARRMMN, encoded by the coding sequence GTGGCACCACCGCTTGGGGATATGGCAGTCGGGACCATGGTGCTGCAGAACCGCAGTTATGTGAATGTCAGTGGTCCACCCGTGACGCTCACACTGAACAATGCGCCAGCCAAAGATGCGCTGATGGCACTGGCTCGATTAGGGGGGTATGGCTTTGTTTTTGTTGGAGATGATGCTGGGGTTAATCAAGGAATTGATACTTCCGGAGCTAATTCAGCGAACCTCGGTGGCCTTCCGGTTTCGATGGCATTTGCGAATGAATCTTATTCACGTGCTCTGAACGGGATCCTGCTTGCTTCGGGTCTTCAAGGAAAGCTCGACGGACGTATGTTGCTGGTGGGAACATCAATTTCGTCGAAGACATTTGGCCCTCAAGTGTCAAAAGTGATTCGACTAAATCAGGTCAGTGCAAGAGCAGGAGCTGAGTATTTAGGAAACCTTGGAGCAACAGTTAATTTCACGAACACGATTACCGTAACGGCTGGAGAACCGGCTTCTGAAGGTACATCTGAAATCAGCAATACAACCTCTCAAGAGAAGTCTCAATTGACAAGTACTGAGTCCTTCGGTGCTTCTGTTGGGCCTTTGCGTGGGCTTGTGCTGACTACCGATTCAAGATTGCAGACTTTGACATTGGTCGGTGATTCAGGCCTGATTCAAGTGGCTGAAAATTATCTGAAGCAGATTGATCTTCGTCAGAGGCAGGTGGCGCTTTCGGTGAAAATTTTGGATATTACTCTTGATAATGAGTCATCCATCTCTAATAGCTTTGCGTTTAGAGATGGATATAATTTTATTGTTAGCGATCGCGGGGAGCTGATCGGGGCGTTTGGCTCCAACCTTCCGCCAAATTCAGATAATTTCAATGTAATTGCAGGCGAAGCTGAGAGTGGAAAGAGGCAAAGAATTATCTCGACTGGTGAAAATGCGAATGTTGCTGTTCAGGAGTTGAAGCCTCTTGAGCCTGCGCGAGTGAATCCTGGTTTGTCTTACCCAGATTCTCCGGATGGGTTTCTGGACTTCCTGAGAGCACTAATTCAGTCGAATAGTGCAAAAACACTTGCCTCCCCAACTCTGCTTCTTTCTGAGTCCCCGGTTGAGTTGCAGGGAGGTTCTTCAGCGAGTGTCTCTGATCCAGCGTCGGCTTTGTCGAGTGGCGCGATTGGCCGCGAGCGAGCCAACGAATCGTTTGTGACGGTCGGTACGCAGGAGATTGTGGATTACAGCGTTCAAGCTGGCCAGAACGGTGCTGCTAATACTTGCCAGCCAGAATTCCAAACAGCAGGCCTTACTTTTGGGGCAAGGGTGTCAAAAATTGATGACAATGGTTTTGTGAGCTTTGCACTATCTCCTTCGATAGCTGCAGTCACACGCTCTCAGAATGTTGAAGGTTGTGGTCTTATCAGTATTCTCAGCGTTCGGAGGTTGGATACTGGATCCTTGCGCGTGAGGGATGGACAAACGTTGATCTTGACAGGCGTTATTTCAGATGCTGACTCCAGGATTGTGAGAAAATGGCCCATCCTTGGTGATATTCCTTTGATCGGACAGTTTTTTAGGCAAACTACTGGAGATAGGGCCAAAAGAGAGTTAGTGATTCTCGTGACGCCTCGGATTGTTGATGATAAGCAAGGTGGTCAATATGGATACGGATATCAGCCTAATCTTCCGGCTGCTCGACGCATGATGAATTGA
- a CDS encoding DUF3604 domain-containing protein: MSSRVRALALTGVMVLSSGLSSCTSGPGTPLESKAATSAVIEGAQCASGNRAYFGDTHLHTALSPDAGLAGTKLGLDEAYRFARGETVTSNSGQQAALKRPLDFLVVADHAENLGLAQGLADSDPELLKSPLGQQLNELLKAGKGREAFYLLVQKMAKGPEAKISNETFMRNVWKHNTEAAERYNDPGKFTALIGYEWTSQPGGGNLHRVVVFRDNKALADQILPFSNFDSEDVEDLWAFMNFYEKNTGGRVLAIPHNGNLSSGTMFLPSHQKTGKAIDADYARMRDRFEPLVEVTQAKGTSETHPLLSPEDEFANFNIVDNSNLGGIVATTPEMLPYEYSRAALRRGLQLEQQLGVNPFKFGMVGSTDSHSSLPSTAEDNWWGKSPALEPSPERWKDVLIKSSKDASLDLTALQLGASGLAGVWASSNTRTALWDAMARKEVFGTSGTRLTVRVYGGYDYTGEELKAADWAKQVCANGVPMGGDLMAATEGQIPSLLVQARKDPDGANLDRIQVVKGWLDANGETHEQVFDVSWSDPDQRMRGADGKVPSVGSSVNEREATYTNAIGAPILMGYWKDPSFDPTQKAFYYVRVMEIPTPTWLAYDRKNYNLHDEMPATAPYTSQERAYTSPIWYNPS; the protein is encoded by the coding sequence ATGAGCAGTCGTGTTCGTGCTCTGGCCCTCACCGGCGTCATGGTTCTGTCCTCCGGGCTGTCGTCTTGCACCAGTGGACCTGGAACCCCGCTCGAATCCAAGGCCGCGACATCGGCGGTGATCGAGGGTGCCCAGTGCGCCAGTGGTAACCGCGCTTACTTCGGTGACACCCATCTCCACACTGCGTTGTCGCCTGATGCCGGTCTGGCGGGCACGAAATTGGGACTCGACGAGGCCTATCGCTTTGCCAGAGGTGAAACGGTCACCAGTAATTCCGGTCAGCAAGCGGCCTTGAAGCGACCGCTCGATTTCCTCGTGGTGGCGGATCATGCCGAAAACCTGGGCCTCGCTCAGGGTTTGGCGGATTCCGACCCTGAACTGCTCAAGTCGCCTCTCGGCCAGCAGCTCAACGAGTTGCTCAAGGCTGGCAAGGGGCGTGAAGCCTTCTATTTGCTGGTGCAGAAGATGGCCAAGGGGCCGGAAGCGAAGATCTCGAACGAGACCTTCATGCGCAATGTCTGGAAACACAACACCGAGGCGGCGGAGCGTTACAACGATCCTGGCAAGTTCACAGCGTTGATTGGCTACGAGTGGACGAGTCAACCCGGTGGAGGCAATCTCCACCGGGTTGTCGTCTTCCGTGACAACAAGGCACTGGCAGATCAGATCCTGCCGTTCTCCAATTTCGATTCCGAGGACGTGGAGGATCTCTGGGCCTTCATGAACTTTTACGAGAAGAACACCGGTGGACGGGTGCTGGCGATCCCTCATAACGGCAACCTTTCGAGCGGCACGATGTTCCTGCCGAGCCACCAAAAAACCGGTAAGGCGATCGATGCCGATTACGCCCGCATGCGCGACCGCTTCGAGCCGCTGGTGGAGGTGACGCAAGCCAAAGGCACGAGTGAAACGCACCCTCTGCTGTCCCCTGAAGATGAGTTCGCCAATTTCAACATCGTCGATAACTCCAATCTCGGCGGGATTGTGGCGACCACGCCCGAGATGCTCCCCTACGAGTACAGCCGTGCCGCTCTGCGTCGGGGCCTGCAGCTGGAGCAGCAACTCGGGGTGAACCCGTTCAAATTCGGGATGGTCGGTTCCACCGACTCCCACTCCAGTCTTCCATCCACAGCTGAAGACAACTGGTGGGGTAAGTCCCCAGCGCTTGAGCCCAGCCCTGAGCGCTGGAAGGATGTGCTGATCAAGTCGTCGAAAGACGCTTCGCTCGACCTCACCGCATTGCAGCTGGGTGCTTCCGGCCTGGCTGGGGTTTGGGCCTCCAGTAACACCCGCACGGCCCTCTGGGATGCGATGGCGCGCAAGGAGGTGTTCGGCACCAGCGGCACGCGTCTCACTGTGCGTGTTTACGGCGGTTACGACTACACCGGTGAGGAGCTCAAGGCGGCGGACTGGGCTAAGCAGGTTTGTGCCAACGGTGTACCGATGGGCGGCGACCTGATGGCAGCCACCGAGGGTCAGATTCCCTCCTTGCTGGTGCAGGCCAGGAAAGATCCGGATGGTGCCAATCTCGATCGAATTCAGGTGGTCAAGGGTTGGCTGGATGCCAATGGCGAAACACATGAACAGGTCTTCGATGTGTCGTGGAGTGATCCGGATCAGCGCATGCGGGGTGCCGATGGCAAGGTGCCATCCGTCGGTTCGAGCGTGAATGAGCGTGAGGCCACCTATACCAACGCCATTGGCGCGCCGATCTTGATGGGGTACTGGAAGGATCCCTCTTTCGATCCCACCCAGAAGGCGTTCTATTACGTCCGTGTCATGGAGATCCCCACACCGACCTGGCTCGCCTATGACCGCAAGAACTACAACCTCCACGACGAGATGCCTGCAACGGCTCCTTACACCAGTCAGGAGCGGGCTTATACCAGCCCGATTTGGTACAACCCCTCCTGA
- a CDS encoding HupE/UreJ family protein, producing the protein MVRRVLVPLLMLAALLMPRLVSAHDLFPGFLEVQATSASTYQVLWKLPLLQGQRLPIAPRFPDDCALQSAPDSRQEASALVYRAELSCREPLEGRLISIDGLASAGTEVLLRVRPWQTEALQTLLIQPEQPEAVIPTASEADQQPGVWSYLRLGIEHILLGVDHLLLLLGLVLIVRDGWMLLKTVTAFTLANSITLSVSAIGIVQVPVAPLNAAIALSILFIGTEVVRFRRGQTSFTLRHPWVLACGFGLLHGFGYARGLAELGLPHHELLLALLLFNVGIEIGQDVFVVLVLALERAFRQLQIRWPFWVRCVPAWTIGCAGAYWTIETTVSLIKGGV; encoded by the coding sequence ATGGTCCGTCGCGTTCTGGTGCCCTTACTGATGCTCGCGGCCTTGTTGATGCCGCGGTTGGTTTCAGCACACGACCTATTTCCTGGCTTTCTCGAAGTGCAGGCCACCAGTGCCAGCACCTATCAGGTGCTCTGGAAGTTGCCGCTGCTGCAGGGGCAACGTCTGCCGATCGCCCCACGATTCCCCGACGACTGTGCGCTGCAGAGTGCACCTGACAGTCGTCAGGAGGCCTCCGCCCTTGTGTATCGAGCCGAGCTCAGCTGCCGTGAGCCTTTGGAAGGCCGCTTGATCAGCATTGATGGGCTGGCATCCGCAGGTACGGAGGTGCTGCTGCGGGTGCGCCCGTGGCAGACGGAAGCGCTGCAGACCCTCCTGATTCAGCCGGAGCAGCCCGAAGCCGTTATCCCAACCGCTTCCGAGGCGGATCAGCAGCCAGGCGTCTGGTCGTATCTGCGCCTGGGAATCGAGCACATTCTTCTGGGTGTCGACCACCTGCTGCTGCTGCTGGGCCTTGTGCTGATTGTTCGTGATGGCTGGATGCTGCTTAAAACAGTCACGGCGTTCACGCTCGCCAACAGCATCACCTTGTCGGTGTCTGCCATTGGCATCGTTCAGGTGCCTGTAGCTCCCCTGAATGCGGCCATTGCCTTGTCGATCCTGTTTATCGGCACGGAAGTGGTGCGTTTCAGGCGCGGACAGACCAGTTTCACGCTCCGTCATCCCTGGGTTCTGGCCTGTGGTTTCGGGCTGCTGCATGGCTTCGGGTATGCCCGTGGCCTTGCGGAGCTGGGACTACCGCACCATGAATTGCTGCTTGCCTTGTTGTTGTTCAACGTGGGCATCGAGATCGGTCAAGACGTTTTTGTGGTGTTGGTGCTGGCGCTGGAGCGTGCCTTCCGACAGCTGCAGATCCGTTGGCCTTTTTGGGTCCGGTGCGTGCCCGCCTGGACCATCGGTTGTGCCGGTGCCTACTGGACGATCGAGACCACGGTGTCCCTGATCAAAGGAGGTGTTTGA
- a CDS encoding pentapeptide repeat-containing protein, whose product MNDSECSLTRIQRLSGGVMLSALLSMTSMQAKASDALIQVLQERSCSGCRLTDVDLVHADLRDADLSEAKLMRTNLGQAQLDGADLSGADLSFTSLRGASLRGANLTGTRLYGTDLRDADLTGALLNPNALDEAHWQGASGITDGIRSHAALHNAGVNAFQAGRWSAAEQLFSDAISRQPGEPLSWVARGITRSEQAKDDIAAADFSYAAVIYEKNGQANWAIQLRKAAKSISGRRLKEQAPGEGKGLGIQLLNNTLAGLRMLAPIAAKALIPIGLGF is encoded by the coding sequence ATGAACGACTCGGAATGCAGCCTGACCCGAATCCAACGACTCTCTGGAGGTGTGATGTTGAGTGCTCTGCTGAGCATGACCAGCATGCAGGCGAAGGCCAGTGATGCGCTGATTCAGGTGCTTCAGGAGCGCAGCTGCAGCGGCTGCCGGCTGACAGATGTCGATTTAGTCCACGCCGACCTTCGTGATGCTGACCTCAGCGAGGCCAAGCTGATGCGAACCAATTTGGGCCAGGCTCAGCTGGATGGTGCCGACCTCAGCGGAGCCGATCTCAGCTTCACAAGCCTGCGCGGCGCCTCGCTGCGAGGAGCCAACCTCACTGGGACCCGCCTCTACGGAACGGACCTACGCGATGCAGACCTCACCGGTGCCCTGTTGAATCCCAATGCACTGGATGAGGCTCACTGGCAGGGTGCAAGTGGCATCACTGATGGGATCCGCAGTCATGCCGCGCTGCACAACGCGGGAGTGAACGCTTTCCAGGCCGGCCGCTGGTCAGCGGCGGAGCAGCTGTTCAGTGATGCGATCAGCAGGCAACCTGGGGAACCTCTGAGCTGGGTGGCCCGGGGCATCACCCGCAGCGAACAAGCTAAAGATGACATTGCTGCAGCCGATTTCAGCTATGCCGCTGTGATTTACGAAAAAAACGGCCAAGCCAACTGGGCAATTCAGCTTCGCAAGGCAGCAAAATCAATTAGCGGTCGACGCTTGAAGGAGCAAGCACCGGGTGAAGGCAAAGGCCTTGGGATTCAGCTCCTAAACAACACACTGGCAGGGCTGCGGATGCTGGCACCAATTGCAGCAAAGGCGCTGATCCCAATCGGGCTAGGCTTTTAA
- a CDS encoding HupE/UreJ family protein, whose product MRWRWLLLALLLSFLPSAALAHVPEGGAGSVMAGLLHPVTGIDHVVAMVAVGLWGAVLGAPAIWLLPVAFPMVMAFGGVMGLLDLPLPGVETGIALSALVLGVMVMLQQRLPLALAAGLVGLCALFHGYAHGVELPDGADALLFSLAFVGATGLLHLVGIGLGEARRLAWGHRLLQVVGAVIAVVGVWSLIQAGAA is encoded by the coding sequence ATGCGTTGGCGTTGGTTGCTTCTGGCTCTGCTGCTGTCATTCCTCCCGTCTGCTGCCTTGGCCCATGTGCCGGAGGGCGGCGCCGGCAGTGTGATGGCTGGGCTGCTCCATCCCGTGACCGGAATCGATCACGTGGTGGCGATGGTGGCCGTCGGGCTCTGGGGTGCGGTGTTGGGAGCACCGGCGATCTGGCTGCTGCCAGTTGCTTTCCCGATGGTGATGGCCTTCGGTGGCGTCATGGGCCTGCTCGATCTGCCGTTGCCTGGAGTCGAGACCGGCATTGCCCTATCGGCCCTGGTGCTGGGGGTGATGGTGATGCTGCAGCAGCGCCTGCCGCTCGCCCTGGCTGCCGGGCTCGTTGGTCTGTGTGCGCTATTTCATGGTTACGCCCATGGCGTGGAGCTTCCCGATGGTGCCGATGCGCTGCTGTTCAGCCTGGCATTCGTCGGTGCCACGGGCCTGCTGCATCTGGTGGGAATCGGCCTGGGTGAAGCGCGGCGTCTGGCCTGGGGGCATCGCCTGCTTCAGGTGGTCGGTGCCGTGATTGCAGTGGTGGGGGTCTGGTCGTTGATCCAGGCGGGAGCAGCGTGA
- a CDS encoding UDP-N-acetylglucosamine--N-acetylmuramyl-(pentapeptide) pyrophosphoryl-undecaprenol N-acetylglucosamine transferase yields the protein MPRLLIAASGTGGHLFPALSVAEALPADWSVRWLGVPDRLETSLVPDQYKLVTVKAGGLQGRGLSKLIQLLRLLGASRDVRRMIRREQIDAVFTTGGYIAAPAILGARWCGVPVVLHESNAIPGRVTRLLGRFCTRVAVGLDAAASRIPGCAAVVTGTPVRDAFLQPQPLPNWVPNGEGPLLVVMGGSQGALGLNRMVRVLLPELLSKGCRVVHLTGSNDPDVNSIAHAALVERPFSDDIPGLLQHADLAVSRAGAGSLSELAVSGTPSVLVPFPQAADQHQDANAACAASLGAAVIVHQHHPNHPTLRDTLWRLLGQNLGSNAAADNPLPGMKQAMQKLAVRDADQQLATLLQALVS from the coding sequence ATGCCCCGGCTTCTCATCGCCGCCAGCGGCACCGGTGGCCATTTGTTTCCAGCGCTGTCGGTGGCGGAAGCACTTCCAGCTGACTGGAGCGTGCGCTGGCTGGGGGTTCCAGATCGCTTGGAAACAAGTTTGGTGCCTGACCAGTACAAACTGGTCACCGTGAAAGCCGGAGGTCTCCAGGGCCGAGGCCTAAGCAAACTCATCCAGTTGCTGCGGCTGCTGGGGGCCAGCCGCGATGTACGCCGGATGATCCGCAGGGAACAGATCGATGCGGTGTTCACCACAGGTGGTTACATCGCCGCACCGGCAATCCTTGGAGCCCGGTGGTGCGGTGTCCCCGTTGTGCTGCACGAATCCAATGCCATTCCAGGTCGGGTGACCCGGCTGCTGGGGCGCTTCTGCACCCGCGTGGCCGTCGGTCTTGATGCAGCAGCAAGTCGCATCCCCGGATGTGCGGCCGTGGTCACGGGCACACCGGTGAGGGATGCTTTTCTGCAACCCCAGCCACTGCCGAACTGGGTCCCGAACGGTGAGGGACCCTTGCTTGTGGTGATGGGCGGCAGCCAAGGAGCTCTTGGCCTCAACCGCATGGTGCGGGTGCTGCTGCCGGAGCTGCTCAGCAAAGGCTGCCGGGTGGTGCACCTCACAGGCAGCAACGACCCTGATGTGAACAGCATCGCGCACGCCGCCCTGGTGGAGCGGCCCTTCAGCGACGACATCCCCGGACTGCTGCAACACGCGGATCTCGCGGTTAGCAGAGCGGGTGCAGGCAGCCTCAGCGAGCTTGCCGTGAGCGGCACTCCCTCGGTGCTGGTGCCATTCCCGCAGGCCGCCGATCAACATCAGGATGCCAATGCGGCCTGCGCCGCATCCCTTGGTGCCGCTGTGATTGTGCACCAGCACCACCCGAACCATCCAACCTTGCGCGACACGCTCTGGCGACTGCTGGGACAGAACCTTGGCAGCAACGCAGCCGCTGACAATCCACTTCCGGGGATGAAACAAGCCATGCAGAAGCTGGCGGTGCGCGACGCTGATCAGCAACTAGCAACATTGCTGCAAGCGCTGGTGTCTTGA
- a CDS encoding NAD(P)-dependent oxidoreductase, with translation MTGCDLTPKSRLAFIGLGALGLPMALNLQAAGYRLQVHTRSRLAESDAGLAGAIPAANPALAASGCSALLLCVSDDAAVESVLWGTQGAGPALDPGSLVIDCSTISPSAAKAMAERLAKRDIAYIDAPVTGGTEGAKAGTLTVLCGGETAAVNKARPLLEVIGGSIHHFGDVGSGQQVKAINQVLVAGSYAAVAEAIALGQHLQLPMPQVVNALRQGAAGSWALEHRSQAMLNDDYPLGFKLALHHKDLGIALDAAQQTGLKLPITKAVHDQEQALMDAGLGDADVSALRRSLPANPNPAQQLRD, from the coding sequence ATGACCGGATGTGATCTCACGCCCAAGAGCCGATTGGCCTTCATCGGCCTGGGAGCCCTGGGATTACCGATGGCGCTGAACCTTCAGGCCGCCGGCTATCGACTGCAGGTTCACACCCGCAGTCGATTAGCGGAATCTGACGCCGGCCTAGCCGGAGCCATACCCGCGGCAAACCCAGCATTAGCAGCGAGTGGCTGTTCTGCCCTGCTGCTCTGCGTCAGCGACGACGCTGCCGTGGAGTCAGTGCTGTGGGGCACACAGGGTGCAGGGCCCGCCCTGGATCCAGGCAGCCTCGTCATCGACTGCTCGACCATCAGCCCCTCCGCCGCCAAAGCGATGGCTGAACGTCTCGCCAAACGAGACATTGCCTATATCGATGCTCCCGTCACCGGCGGTACGGAAGGCGCGAAGGCCGGCACCCTCACCGTGCTTTGTGGTGGAGAGACCGCTGCAGTGAACAAAGCGCGACCGCTACTGGAGGTGATCGGTGGCTCAATCCACCATTTCGGCGACGTGGGTAGCGGACAGCAGGTCAAAGCAATCAACCAGGTGCTGGTGGCGGGTAGTTACGCCGCCGTGGCGGAAGCCATCGCCCTGGGACAGCACCTGCAGCTGCCGATGCCGCAGGTGGTAAATGCGCTGCGCCAGGGAGCTGCCGGCTCCTGGGCACTGGAGCATCGATCCCAGGCCATGCTAAACGACGACTACCCACTCGGCTTCAAGCTGGCACTGCACCACAAGGATCTCGGCATTGCACTCGATGCAGCGCAGCAGACGGGACTGAAGCTCCCGATCACCAAGGCTGTGCACGACCAGGAGCAGGCCCTGATGGACGCTGGGCTCGGGGATGCGGATGTATCAGCTCTGCGCCGAAGTCTTCCTGCGAACCCCAATCCTGCTCAGCAGCTCAGGGATTGA